In one Oscillospiraceae bacterium genomic region, the following are encoded:
- the nrdR gene encoding transcriptional repressor NrdR, whose protein sequence is MRCPFCANPESKVVDSRPSDEGASIRRRRECLECHKRFTTYETMESLPLVVIKKDGSRQTFDRSKLLNGMIRACEKRPVAFDTLDGIAGEIEQTLQNDMDREIPTSRIGELVMEKLKDVDEVAYVRFASVYRQFKDISTFMTELNKLLAEK, encoded by the coding sequence ATGAGATGTCCCTTCTGCGCCAATCCGGAGAGTAAGGTCGTGGATTCCCGCCCCTCGGACGAGGGGGCAAGCATCCGCCGCAGGCGGGAGTGCCTGGAGTGCCATAAGCGTTTCACCACCTACGAGACCATGGAGAGCCTGCCCCTGGTGGTCATCAAAAAGGACGGCAGCCGCCAGACCTTTGACCGCAGCAAGCTGCTCAACGGCATGATCCGCGCCTGTGAGAAGCGCCCCGTGGCCTTCGACACGCTGGACGGCATCGCCGGGGAGATCGAGCAGACCCTGCAAAACGACATGGACCGGGAGATCCCCACCAGCCGCATCGGCGAGCTGGTGATGGAGAAGCTCAAGGACGTGGACGAGGTGGCCTACGTGCGCTTCGCCTCCGTGTACCGCCAGTTTAAGGACATCAGCACCTTTATGACCGAGCTGAACAAGCTGCTGGCGGAGAAATAA